A stretch of DNA from Trichoplusia ni isolate ovarian cell line Hi5 chromosome 9, tn1, whole genome shotgun sequence:
cCTTCAACTCAGGCAGTCCACACTAACCCAACGCCTAATTTTTCTTGacataatgatgataaaaatatgatgttgAGCCACCCTCGGGATATCCGGTGGATATTGTGTTATCCGGCGTCACAATAAGAAGCTCGTGATAAATTTGTACCGGGAAATGCTACTTGATTGATAATGCCTTCATATCTGTGAGAGAAACAGGGAAGCTGTAAACAGTTTTGTATGGTTTGTGGTGAAGTGTGGGTTtttggtaatgttttattaGCGTAAAATAAGGAAGAGACGGGTACGGTGCAGACGATGTAGGCGATGGTGGAACGTACTGGACGGTCTTCTTGGGAATTGACAGGAGAAAGCGAAAGATCAGAACTACGGGAAAAAGAAGAGGTAAGTTGTAGGTCGATTCAggcaaaaaacaataaattaatttgtaagaaataaaataatgaaaataaaaaaagcatacctttattttataaaatacctcCTAACTACTCCTAAGACCTACTtataaggtaaaaataaaacatttaagatGCACGTTTGCATCCTTGTCTGCAGTGACCATAAGGTGGATCAATTTCTTAAACTAACTGATCTGATCTGTTCTTGCACAACTCACTCAGTTGCAGAACTCTGCAGTGCTCGCAAATCATGTACATATTCGTAATTTTTTCCATATTCCGAAAGGTACATTAATTTCTTGGCCTGCCTGTCATTTATACATCTTAAACGGTCATAATATAACAACTTGTCATGCTAGGATTGCAGTCTCATTCGCCCAACTGGctttattagaatattaataattagaGGAAGTCTGAGAGGCAGGTGATCTCATGACATACTAACACTTTACTGCATCTGAATATAATGGTGACCGACCACAACTTTGTTGGGTAAATGCTTGACAGATGGGGATTAATTGATGATTTTGTCGgttaaaatactatttgaatCGGTTCGAAAATTTTTGAACCCTTTTTATCAGCTGACAAACCAAATCGTAGCTTGACTAGCAAATATTTGCATTTCAATCTGTACCGTATGCGAACACTGTTATATTtcaactacaaataaaattgtttattatttacttcttaGTTTTTGATCATAATTAAGGGGCGagtaataagaatattttacaaGGTATATGCTGAGGTTTATCATCCAGTAATTCcttcataatttaaaagttgtaaagTCCCCGGTTGTTTAAAATCAACTTGGCATATCAGCGGTACATTTATACAACCAAAGAATCacttaatatttcataaagtattcattattttcattatggTCCACCTTTTACAGTATCAGCTCTCACAACGATATTCAAACCattttaacataatacataattCTTACTTAGGCATGAAATCAATAGTCTAGAAAGTTCGTGCGATCGATCCGAATCACCAGTTTATAACGCGATCAAATTCAGATGTACcgttttttaatacaattccTTTAAACATTCGTATCCGTATATTAGCAGGATTATAAAGGACTTTGTCTCAGCTGAAAAGAGTAAGCGTTTCAGGCTGTTCGAAGGCGGTAGGCGTGGCGTTATAAACCACGCCTATTATGTGGGCGTGCCAAATAGGACATTTAAATTCGTTATCTATACGTATTGTGAGAAAGGTCTAGCTATAGAATAGTCTAATGTACGAGGATTTGATAAAGCAGGTTATTTGAAACGGACGCCGCAAAAAATATGACATGGTTTTAGAAAATCATACCAACAGATAACTCCaggaaaaaaactattattataactatttctTTAGTAagcttattattaatattaacattaagcttactaaagaaacaaaatgtacatatttattaaaagttgctACATGCTTCTTTGCTAAGAAGCTGCAAATATTATgccatcattttatttatattttgctgAATGCAATAGTATATACTAGTATAAAGTTTCAATCAAACGGTGTTCATAGTCTtctgaaaataagtaaaaaaacacaataaaaaatattttaatttaaaaatgaaacacttaCCGTCGGCACCGCGAATTTGAGAATCAATAATTCCTATTTCATGAAGAAACTAAGTAGGTCCAAACAATTAGTGATGAGTATAAGAGATAAATTAACACTACATCGTCTattgtaaaatacaaatttataaaaaaattaaaagaaacatgcTACGGCTACGCCACGACAATGGCTACGTTGTAGATCCCATTGGCTACGTAAAGGCGGAGCTTCCAACGACGTCACACGACATTTTCCGATCGGTACGACGACACACAAGTAAAGTTCGTAGCACCAAAAACCAGTAACAATGATCTTTACTATTCCTTACTTCTTCACCGCTACTGTAGGAGATGTAGAGCTTTGCGGGACGCGGGGTAGGTCAGCGTAGAGTGGTTGGTCTTGGGAAATCATAGGGGGTTGAGAAAAGGGATTCGCCAGGATACCAGTTACGTAACGTCACTTGAGCGACGGCAGCGCTCGAGGGTGCACGTCCCTACGGCTGTTGTGTCCGGTaaacataaacaacaacaaCGTGTTTATTGACGTAAACAACTGAAAACTTTCGCGAAGGACTTTGTTGCTGTGTTATTTCGAAGGtgagttgattttttattatcgtttattaataaatatgtgttcttgttgttattttttatatggttTGATGGAAGTTTTATGCGACGATTGCTTTTCTAAAAACAGTAACTTAGTTAAACAGACTCATACTTCAAACGAGCTTACGTCTTGGTTAAATCATAAACGTTCCGTTAATTCCGACGGGATTTAGTATTCTGGGTCGGGACtacttaatcatttatttggtattattataatcatttataaaattaatatttaagagagacattttttttccaatctACACACAAAAAGGCGTTGTAAGtatgagaataataaaaatattattgccaTTGGACGTAGTCATTATTAAAGGATGAAATTAGACGAGTAATTCAGTTTTCAACTCTTATTGCTAAAATTAAATACGTCCAATTCAAATATATGCGATATTCAGAATTCCTAATATGGTCATCATCGTATTATTTAATGTGTTCTTTGTAGCATTCGAATAAATACCGTCACGTATGGTTTTAGCAAGTCGCTCTATacagtatgtatttagaaacctGTACAATGAATTAAGTGGTTGTAGTAAAAAGGAAAAGCAAATCAagtaatttttttgaaaaaaaaatctcattttttctatgcactaaaaataaatttcccaAAATGCAGTGTAACATTTATCGATAATGCTgtgctaaagaaatatattcagACGTTGTAATGAAGacctagatttttttctaatattttaagcGTGTCTTCCAAGTCACTTCTATGTCCTTCAAGGATCCTACAGAGTTTAACATACATACTGTATAATATTTCAGacattttcataaaagtaaacaaacaataattatgtacaaccGAACTCTATTTCCGTGATCTTTAGTCTCACTGTGTGCAGTACCCTTGCTCTATCCCATCGCTGTATACCCCATGAGTTCTAACAGGCACCCTTCCTTCATTGCCCCTTATACTTGACACATTTACTCTGTAAAACGTTTACCATTTTAAATTTGGTTACTTTTTAGGGGCGCTAAGACGTATTTAAATATCACTGCTTTTTAATAtcttgggtttttttttattattaggttttGGAGTATGTCATAAATAGGagtttaattacaaatctaTTTGCTCTGCTCTTTGGTGCTTCTGTGACGCgaattttaaattcacaaaataattttactatgcccagatatttttgaaaattcagCTCCACATTCTACGAACTCgctctatattttatattcgattCAAACCAACCAccacttattatatttatttagtacatgttgttctttttataataaaacttttgtccTTGTcctttattacttaaaaacgGTTAACTCACGCATATTACGGATTCTTTAATCATAACCTGACACGTCGTGAGATTAGCGAGTTGACCCTTAAGTCCTTACGAAGTTCTAACATGGCTACaacagtcaaatatttatttcgtttcttttcATTAAGAACAACTAACAACATTTTCACCTAAAAATTGACCACATTAACAAATATGACAAGAAATACTTCGCAATACTAATCCAACAACATCTGAATATTAAATTGTCTGCTTGAGGGTAACATGGCTACGTATTGTGTTAATAATTCAAAGATTTAACAATTGAATCCGCCGCGATAcctgttattaaatatgtaaattagttatttattcaagtCGAAGGGGAGCTCTTTATACTAAGTTTTGGTGTAATTTGCAACCTGACTGTCACACCAATGTTGGTTTGAAATTATTTGGAATTTTCGGACTGATTTCTTATTCGTGAAATGCGTTGGTAATTAGACTTTACGTGTCATAAAGTTCTTTACATTAGGTTAATTACAATTAGAAGCGAATTGGtggtaaattaatttgattaagttactcttttaattttgattgtatttttgttgtattgcACTTTTTTGTGGCGGATTTGTCTATTTAATATCGGTTTCCTTATGCGTATTTAGGACCGACCTTATGCGTATTTCGGAAAGAAGTGAACTAAAGATGATggcttcattttaattttattgctatgtTGGTAGATGATGTCTTGATTTTATCCTGTTACAGTAATAGGTATAACAACGTATTAATACGTATGAATCTTCTTCTTCGataggataataaaaatataaaagtatcgaATCGAAAGTATTGGAAGTAATTGAATACTTTGCTATACCCTAGTAAAACGCCTTTCctaatttgtaaattttttgGGGTTCGGCACATTAAGGGTAAACCGAAACCCTATTATGAACTCCACTGTCCGTTCGCCTGTTGCCAATCTGTATTCCATGAACAGTATTAGATTAAGAGATCACTTTTTGACAGTTTCACAtggaaaaagaaacattaaggttataaaatacctatatttcaTGTAtgaccatttttatttgtaggtagcTTCCGTGTCGTGACTCCCATTTGCACTAGACCggtgtgatatttatttcaacaaaagcAAATAAGACAGttcataatcataattttatattaacaataaatacaaatttataaacttttaggCAAATCATTATCCAAAGTAAACACTGCCGACCGAAAACCTAACAAAATCTTCAATTACATtcacaaagaaaaccaaaacaGCATAActgatcaaaattattaattgaagaatataaaacaatacCGCAATACTGGTCTGATCCCTTGAGAATcgtttaatttagattatttattacaaagcgAGCGGGCACTGGCGGCGACGCTagctaatttacaaaataaatattagctcAATCAAACCGAGTCTTATGTTGTTTTCACTAATTGTTATTTCGTCTTgagaagaaatatatttttggggaCAATATTATGATTTTGGGAGAAAGAGAAGCAAAAAGTTGAAGTCACGTTGCGAAATTATTTAGATCTATCGCTCGTAGACGAAACCAACCATACAAAAACATAACCAACTAGTTCTACATGTCAATTTTGTAATCTATTCAACGTTTATAAATCTTAACGTGGCTATAGTCAGGTAGGTAGGACTTGCGATGACAACTGACAACGGCTGCTTACGTTTTGATTTAGCTGTAAACTTCTGGAAGTTAACTGACCACATAGACCGTCATAAAAAAtgttcttcatttctttatatttcataactttattacaaacataGGACACATGTTGTAGCTACCGTGTAGAGCTATATTGAGATACAGCCCTTGCATTCAAAACCTCAGCAGTCGTCACAAACTTTATTATATAGAGGCATTCGCCTCATACTCATTTTTAGCCCAAGCAATGAGGCGCATAACAACTGTTATTCCACAAGTAACGCAAGCAAGTAGCAACAAACGGACAAGACACGACTCCATCTCCGTAgcattgttttcaataaattaaacgtaGGACAAGAGGCCGGGACACTGCACAAACAGCCCGGAGCCTCCGTCAACACAATTATTATACTCGGACAGCCACCCTCGTGTCGATAAACACcctctaaataaattaactggACTCTATCCAAAACATTTGTACGATGCCTCGGGAACAAAAAAcgtgtaattaatttaagtctTAACATCGAGGTCGATAGTCTgttgattgttttgttaatttaaaacgttttgtcAAGTATTATTGACACTGAAATTCCGaatttagattattattattcttttatttacttcaattatattgaatttattagtaaaaattcataatttgtattgaaataatatttttgctgttacactaattatttaaatattaaatcatcaacattttctataaaaatatttttgatttgtttcaGTTTACACTATGGCTACTCGACCAGCGGCCACTGTAACTCGTACGAAGAAACAGAACCACGCCAACATTCCATGCCCCATAGAAAACTGCGCTCGCTTCACATACGGCAAGCTTCCCGACCATCTTACTAAAATCCATGGTCTTACCGGAGCGGAGAGAGACGCGCTCAACGAACAACAACGGAAACGCTTCTTCAACGGCGAACTGTGCCAGGTACGGTACCTCAAAGAATCCGCCATCCGAGACCTCTGGGGAACCGACTATGAAGACCCACGTATCCGAGCGAAAATTCACCAAAGCTACGGTCTAGTCAAAATTCGAATAATACCCCTAGCTGCAACACAACGCGCTCGTCCGCTCACCGAACAAGATGCAAATGTACTGACTGCTTACAATGCCAGGACGGCACCAAGACCAGCACGAGTACAGAAAACTCGTACCCGACCTCGGCCCTACCCAGCACCTCAGGCAAGTCCAGTGGAATGCCGGGCTTCAAGCGAGTCCAGTGAAGAGGAAAATACTCGCAACCCTCTACCACCGTCACCCCCTCCATCTTCGCCGTCCCTCCCACCTTCGCCAGCTCCATACGAACTGCAGCCAGTAGAAACTCGATTACGCGACATATTCGATTCAAAAATCGATGCTGGATACAAAGCTGTCATCGATGACATGAAGAAATCGATGACTATGGGAAGGACGCTGGGAGCGAGGAAGCGTAAAGTGTACCGAACATACCGCCGCTATGCAAAGAGATTGATCGCATTCCTGCATCGACAACATTCGCCATTAGCCTACGACGTCGACGTGCTTCTATGCAGTGATAGTCAAGTCTGCGCCTTTTTGGAAAGAATCAGTGctgaacataaaacaaaaaccttaagGAACTACATCGT
This window harbors:
- the LOC113497752 gene encoding uncharacterized protein LOC113497752, translating into MATRPAATVTRTKKQNHANIPCPIENCARFTYGKLPDHLTKIHGLTGAERDALNEQQRKRFFNGELCQVRYLKESAIRDLWGTDYEDPRIRAKIHQSYGLVKIRIIPLAATQRARPLTEQDANVLTAYNARTAPRPARVQKTRTRPRPYPAPQASPVECRASSESSEEENTRNPLPPSPPPSSPSLPPSPAPYELQPVETRLRDIFDSKIDAGYKAVIDDMKKSMTMGRTLGARKRKVYRTYRRYAKRLIAFLHRQHSPLAYDVDVLLCSDSQVCAFLERISAEHKTKTLRNYIVAAIKLLDSRLFAIERDPSCKEKVASMTRVYDVLHGRLTECDRLLAQKDSESEKKSLPSFDNVMEESFNDSYDELE